The following are encoded together in the Lagopus muta isolate bLagMut1 chromosome Z, bLagMut1 primary, whole genome shotgun sequence genome:
- the ERMP1 gene encoding endoplasmic reticulum metallopeptidase 1 — MERGAAAAVRRLRAPGGGERDGDRRSPPSRREDGEADLQRKKRGGPRRRLLGEARGAPLVLLYLLVLRVLVQVSHRQLLSPPAGRGEREFSAQRARGYLDNITAIGPRTVGSPENEVLTVNYLLQQIKAIETESTDAHKIFVDIQRPTGSFSIDFLGGFTSYYANITNVVVKLEPRGGAEHAVLSNCHFDSVPNTPGASDDAVSCSVMLEILYTLSKSSEPLQHAVIFLFNGAEENILQASHGFITQHEWAKSIRAFINLEAAGVGGKELVFQTGPENPWLVQAYVFAAKHPFASVVAQEIFQSGIIPADTDFRIYRDFGNVPGIDLAFIENGYIYHTKYDTSDRILTDSIQRAGDNILAMLKYLATSDMLAKSFEYRHGNVVFFDVLGLFVLAYPARVGTIMNYVIAAIAFLYLGKKVLQTKNRAINNLKKFFTAFGLILLSWISTLVTVLIVAVFISLVGRSLSWYTHFYVSVFLYGTAAVVKLILVHSLAKKFYYKNMNDQYLGDVFFDASLMIWSVLLAVITHIGLCSAFICTLWVAFPLLTKLMIHEEFRQKGATMKFVVMYMLGMFVPYLYMMYLNWTVFEMFTPIMGRSGSEIPPDVVLAGFIVASTMILSSYFINFIYLVKSTKTTLITLTAVFLVTLILVCSGIFFPYSSDAANPKPKRVFLQHMNRRFHDLDGNLFKSDSGIWINGFDYNGISHITPHVPEINDSIRTPCEEWAPFCGLPWILPVHFMFRKNWYLPASEIFPASPIHFEVLTKELTPWNSVRLSFEVSGPSHMSLYIRPHEGSALSTWSLGDGTPVASVGGDYFVFYSHGLQATPWHFWIELTAPENHSDGIVSLAIAAHYFFGEDQKSPQLHALQERFPNWTFSSGWSCTYDLFVF; from the exons ATGGAGCGTGGCGCGGCGGCGGCCGTGAGGCGCCTACGCGCGCCCGGCGGCGGCGAGCGGGATGGCgaccgccgctccccgccctcTCGGCGAGAGGACGGAGAGGCCGACCTGCAGAGGAAGAAGCGGGGCGGGCCGCGGCGACGGCTGCTGGGCGAGGCGCGGGGGGCGCCGCTGGTGTTGCTCTACCTGTTGGTGCTGCGGGTGCTGGTGCAGGTCTCGCACCGGCAGCTGCTCAGTCCGCCCGCCGGACGCGGGGAGCGCGAGTTCAGCGCGCAGCGCGCCAG GGGATACCTTGACAACATAACAGCAATCGGGCCCAGAACAGTTGGAAGTCCAGAAAATGAAGTTCTTACAGTTAACTACCTCTTACAACAAATTAAGGCAATAGAAACTGAAAGCACAGATGCTCATAAGATATTTGTAGACATACAGAGACCCACAGGCTCCTTCAGCATTGACTTTTTAGGAGGCTTTACTAGCTACTACGCAAACATAACCAATGTTGTAGTGAAACTGGAACCTCGAGGTGGAGCTGAGCATGCTGTCTTATCCAACTGTCACTTTGATTCTGTACCGAATACCCCAG GTGCCAGTGATGATGCTGTTAGCTGCTCAGTGATGCTTGAAATACTTTATACTCTCTCAAAATCATCAGAGCCCCTTCAGCATGCTGTCATATTCCTATTTaatggagcagaagaaaatattttgcag GCTAGTCACGGCTTCATTACACAACATGAGTGGGCCAAGTCAATTAGAGCTTTTATTAACCTGGAGGCAGCAGGTGTAGGAGGGAAAGAACTTGTTTTTCAAACAG GGCCTGAAAATCCTTGGTTGGTACAGGCGTATGTATTTGCAGCCAAACATCCCTTTGCATCTGTGGTGGCACAGGAAATATTTCAGAGTGGTATTATCCCAGCCGATACAGACTTCCGGATCTATAGGGACTTTGGAAATGTTCCAG gaATAGACCTGGCATTTATTGAAAATGGCTACATTTAtcatacaaaatatgacacatcAGACAGAATTTTAACAGACTCCATTCAGAGAGCAG GGGACAATATTCTAGCGATGCTAAAATACCTAGCTACATCAGATATGCTGGCGAAATCTTTTGAGTATAGACATGGAAATGTTGTATTCTTTGATGTACTTGGTTTATTTGTCCTGGCTTATCCTGCTCGTGTTGGCACCATCATGAACTACGTAATAGCagcaattgcttttctttacttaGGCAAAAAAGTATTACAGACCAAAAACAGAg cAATTAATAAcctgaagaaattctttactgcgTTTGGATTAATACTGTTAAGTTGGATCTCCACACTTGTAACTGTCCTTATTGTGGCGGTGTTCATCTCTCTCGTTGGACGGTCTCTTTCTTGGTATACCCatttctatgtttctgtgtttctgtatggCACTGCAGCTGTAGTTAAGCTCATTCTCGTTCACTCACTAGCCAAGAAGTTCTACTACAAG AACATGAATGACCAGTACTTGGGAGATGTGTTTTTTGATGCCTCATTGATGATTTGGTCTGTATTATTGGCAGTGATTACTCACATTGGTCTTTGTTCAGCATTCATTTGTACGTTGTGGGTAGCATTTCCTTTACTCACAAAGCTGATGATCCATGAAGAATTCAGACAAAAAG GTGCCACAATGAAATTTGTTGTGATGTACATGCTAGGAATGTTTGTTCCCTATCTATATATGATGTATCTCAACTGGactgtatttgaaatgtttaCTCCTATTATGGGACGAAGTGGTTCAGAAATTCCACCAGACGTAGTGTTGGCAGGATTTATTGTGGCCAGCACTATGATTCTGTCATCCTATTTT ATTAACTTCATTTACCTTGTCAAAAGTACAAAAACGACGCTAATAACTTTAACTGCTGTGTTTCTAGTCACTCTGATTCTCGTTTGTAGTGGAATCTTCTTTCCTTACAGTTCTGATGCAGCTAATCCAAAGCCTAAGCGAGTCTTTCTTCAG CATATGAACAGAAGATTTCATGATCTAGATGGAAACCTGTTTAAAAGTGACTCTGGTATATGGATTAATGGATTTGATTATAATGGAATATCTCACATAACTCCTCATGTACCTGAAATCAATGACTCCATTAGAACTCCGTGTGAGGAGTGGGCTCCGTTTTGTGGCCTTCCTTGGATTCTGCCTGTGCATTTCATGTTCCG GAAAAACTGGTATCTTCCTGCTTCAGAAATTTTTCCAGCAAGCCCCATTCACTTTGAAGTTCTCACCAAAGAGCTAACGCCCTGGAACTCAGTGAGGTTAAGCTTTGAAGTATCTG GTCCAAGTCACATGTCTCTGTATATTCGGCCACACGAAGGGTCAGCTCTGTCCACCTGGTCTCTTGGAGATGGAACGCCTGTTGCTAGTGTAGGAGGAGACTACTTTGTGTTTTACTCCCATGGGCTGCAGGCTACACCATGGCACTTCTGGATAGAGCTGACA GCCCCAGAAAACCATTCTGATGGAATAGTCTCCCTTGCCATAGCAGCACACTATTTTTTTGGGGAAGATCAGAAATCACCTCAACTTCATGCCTTACAGGAGAGATTTCCAAATTGGACGTTTTCTTCTGGATGGTCCTGCACTTAcgacctttttgttttttaa